The following proteins are co-located in the Vigna unguiculata cultivar IT97K-499-35 chromosome 9, ASM411807v1, whole genome shotgun sequence genome:
- the LOC114196293 gene encoding uncharacterized protein LOC114196293 — MRYFLTLLPLLFLFLFVTNVESRNMGGEYWKMAAKNQDIAEEFKGLPTHENDEIYAKRERKDVKDSDLNSNVATYFNKGIDIESKKKITRTFEARPNSSAYGEKDIDCMEKKKMKKHFEPRPNVSAYDDNEVGVKDKNKVMKDFEPRLNASAYGDNKVDVKEKNKSVKDFEPRPNVSAYGDNDIDAKKKKEVKEDFEPRPNVSAYGDSDIDAKKKKEVKEDFEPRPNVSAYGDNNIDAKKKKEVKEDFEPRPNVSAYGDNDIDAKKKKEVKEDFEPRPNVSAYGNNDIDAKKKKKVKEDFDPRPNVSAYGDNDVQEREKNLADKFFEPRPNVSAYGDNEVSAKQKKEVVKDFEPRPNASAYGDNDIDAKKKNEVKEDFEQKPNVSVYDE, encoded by the exons ATGAGATATTTTCTTACTCTGCTTCCTCTCCTTTTCCTCTTCCTG TTTGTAACAAATGTGGAATCAAGAAACATGGGAGGAGAATATTGGAAAATGGCCGCGAAAAATCAGGATATAGCAGAAGAATTTAAAGGTCTTCCAACTCATGAAAACGATGAAATTTATGCTAAGAGGGAAAGAAAAGATGTAAAAGATTCTGATTTGAACTCCAATGTTGCAACTTATTTTAACAAGGGCATTGATAttgaatcaaagaaaaaaattacgagAACATTTGAGGCAAGACCTAATTCTTCAGCATATGGTGAAAAGGATATTGATTGtatggaaaaaaagaaaatgaagaaacatTTTGAACCAAGACCTAATGTTTCAGCTTATGATGATAATGAAGTTGGtgtaaaggataaaaataaagttatgaaAGATTTTGAACCAAGACTTAATGCTTCGGCCTATGGTGATAATAAGGTTGATGTgaaggaaaaaaacaaatctGTGAAAGATTTTGAACCAAGACCTAATGTTTCGGCTTATGGTGACAACGACATTGatgcaaagaagaagaaagaagttaAGGAAGATTTTGAACCAAGACCCAATGTTTCAGCTTATGGTGACAGTGACATTGatgcaaagaagaagaaagaagttaAAGAAGATTTTGAACCAAGACCTAATGTGTCAGCTTATGGTGACAACAACATTGatgcaaagaagaagaaagaagttaAGGAAGATTTTGAACCAAGACCTAATGTTTCGGCTTATGGTGACAACGACATTGatgcaaagaagaagaaagaagttaAAGAAGATTTTGAACCAAGACCTAATGTGTCAGCTTATGGTAACAACGACATTGatgcaaagaagaagaaaaaagttaagGAAGATTTTGATCCAAGACCTAATGTTTCAGCTTATGGTGATAATGATGTTCAAGAGAGGGAAAAAAACCTAGCTGATAAATTTTTTGAACCAAGACCTAATGTTTCAGCCTATGGTGACAATGAAGTTAGTGCAAAGCAAAAGAAGGAGGTTGTGAAGGATTTTGAACCAAGACCTAATGCTTCGGCTTATGGTGACAACGACATTGatgcaaagaaaaagaatgaagtTAAAGAAGATTTTGAACAAAAACCTAACGTGTCAGTATATGACGAATAA